From Macaca mulatta isolate MMU2019108-1 chromosome 1, T2T-MMU8v2.0, whole genome shotgun sequence, the proteins below share one genomic window:
- the LOC694771 gene encoding olfactory receptor 2G6 has protein sequence MEETNNSSEKGFLLLGFSDQPQLERFLFVIILFFYILSLLGNTAIILVSRLDSRLHTPMYFFLSNLSCVDICFTTSVAPQLLVTMNKTDKTMSYGGCVAQLYAAMGLGSSECILLAVMAYDRYAAVCRPLHYTVMMHPRLCASLASVAWLSGLITSLVQCSLTVQLPLCGHRKLDHIVCEVPVLIKLACVDTTFNEAELFVASVVFLIVPVLLILVSYGLITQAVLRIQSAAGRQKAFGTCSSHLVVVVIFYGTIIFMYLQPANSRSKNQGKFVSLFYTIVTPLLNPIIYTLRNKDVKGALRTLILGNAVGQTMGTSETPGILKKRNTPRPSVRVHSPQTFFLSVPRP, from the coding sequence ATGGAGGAAACCAACAACAGCTCTGAAAAGGGGTTTCTTCTCCTGGGATTTTCAGATCAGCCTCAGCTAGAGAGGTTTCTCTTTGTCATCATTTTGTTCTTCTACATCTTGAGCCTTCTGGGGAACACTGCCATCATACTAGTGTCTCGTCTGGACTCCAGACTCCACACTCCGATGTACTTCTTCCTCAGCAACCTCTCGTGTGTGGACATCTGCTTTACCACCAGTGTTGCCCCACAGTTGCTGGTTACCATGAATAAGACAGACAAAACCATGAGCTACGGTGGCTGTGTGGCCCAGCTCTACGCGGCCATGGGCTTGGGCTCATCTGAATGCATCCTCTTGGCTGTCATGGCTTATGACCGCTatgctgctgtctgccggccactgcactacacAGTCATGATGCACCCGAGGCTCTGTGCGTCTCTGGCCAGTGTAGCATGGCTCAGCGGCCTCATTACCTCTCTGGTTCAGTGCTCCCTCACTGTGCAGCTGCCCCTCTGTGGTCATCGCAAACTGGATCACATTGTCTGTGAGGTGCCAGTGCTCATCAAACTGGCCTGTGTGGATACGACTTTCAACGAGGCAGAACTCTTTGTGGCCAGTGTAGTCTTTCTAATAGTCCCGGTGTTACTCATCTTAGTCTCCTATGGCCTTATCACCCAAGCTGTGTTAAGGATACAATCAGCTGCGGGGCGCCAAAAGGCCTTTGGGACCTGTTCCTCTCACCTGGTTGTGGTCGTCATTTTCTATGGGACCATCATATTTATGTACCTTCAACCGGCCAATAGTAGATCCAAAAACCAGGgaaagtttgtttctcttttctatacCATAGTCACCCCCCTTTTAAATCCCATTATCTACACTCTAAGAAACAAAGATGTGAAAGGGGCCTTGAGGACCCTGATACTGGGAAATGCTGTTGGACAAACCATGGGAACTAGTGAAACACCTGGAATTCTAAAGAAGCGAAACACGCCAAGGCCGAGTGTGAGGGTTCATTCTCCCCAGACATTCTTCTTGTCAGTCCCAAGACCCTAG